AGACGTCAAATTTGCAACCCTATTGAAAGGAACATGTGGGGACGcctaagtttcaggagtgggtttcgactcccacgccctacaaGAGCTTGTGGTCTCTCAAATTGAAATAGTAATTGTACTCTTTAAAGTTAAATCTAGGAATCACTGAGAAACTCGAGGATCAGAAGTGTATTAGACCATTTTGGTTCTTTCTTCTATTAAAGAGTTTACCTGCTATAGATGCATGAAAGTGGGAGCTTTCCTTCCCTCCAATGAAGTTCATCCTTACACGACATGATGTAGATGCTACACGAACCTGCTAAGGTAGTTCACTGTGGCAAATGTAGCTTCAGTAGCAGCTAAAAGAATGCAAAATTGGGCTGTAACTGAGAGATGGCATCTTCCATGCCTTATTATGTATAGATCAAGTTCTGACTTTATTTGTTGAACTTTCTTTATCCGATTTGGTTCAGGTAAATCTGGACGTAGAGATATTGTACTTTTTGTTTGGGACCATACTCTTGTCAGACACTATACTGCTGATAAAAATTTTTAGGTCAAGAGATAGTGTTTTTGTTGCTGCGGTATTCTCCTGTTGTTTTGGTCATCAACGACAGCAACCTGGATGTTAAATGACAAATGCAAATTTGACTTGAGATCCTGCAACCTAAAGTTCCAATTAAATCATTTGATCACCCCGTTTCTAGTTTGCTTGGTAGTGAAGAGACTACTGTCTTGTgctggaattaaaaaaaaatagtttcagTGTCTTAACATTCACCGCAAATCTTAACCCATACAATCAAAGTAGATCTTTTCTAgatccttttattttctttattatccCCTTTTAGGAAAGTTTCTTTTAATCACAACCCTGACATGGAGTCAATAAATTTGACCATATAAAGATGTCTAATTAGATGCAGTTATTTCTGAAGGCTGGAGCATCTACTTCTCCATGCACATGGTCCTCCACATGCAGTTTCAGGTTGATGTAATTTCATAAGGCTATTAAGTCAGCTCCAATGCTTGAGATTGTTTGCATTTTACCCCTCCATATGACTGGTAAGCTCAAGCTGCACTTGCAAATCAAAGAAGATCGTccattaaaaaaggaaaaagaaaaaactcaacaATTTATCAAATCTCTAGCATTATAGGATAATTAATAAAAGTCCTTCTTGAGCCATCATTTACCAAAATAGATAagatgtgtttctttttcttccatttttgttgCCTTGCAATCTTTTGCAATGCCAAGGTTATGAATTAATTGGATATCGCTGTTTTAATTACTGATTGAGCACTTCAAGATTTTTGGGGTTCCACAATTGTCTCCTTAGTCTTTGCTGTATACTCTTTCGCTGCTTCTAATGGGCTTAGTTTCAAAGTCTATCTTATGATTATTGTAGCCCCGCTTAGTTTGTTCTGACATATCTTTGTTTGCTGGGAAGACCATAACTGTTGTGTAAATTTACAGGAAGCAGATTCTAAATTCAAAGTTAACTGGAAACGCACAGCTATTACAAGTTTGTTTGGGTTCGGCTTTGTAGGCCCTCTAGGCCATTTTTGGTTAGTCTTTATCATGTCGCTTCTTCTATTAAGCTATTTACCATCCTGTCATTTGCGTTTCCACTTATTGTCTAGGGTTTGGCCTATTTCTATACTGAATACCTGAATCTTCAAACAAATGGACATATGGACATTTTAGGCTGTTTAAACTCGTGGAATTTTGTCATTATGttctaaaatcatttttttcttccatttgccCATAAAGTcaaataagtaatttttgttTAACAAAAGACAGGTGAAAATTGCCCTTAGCTTTGTGATACTACCACAGTGTAAGTCTGGAACTTGCAAATTAAGCGTGATGGTCTCGAGAGCAATTGTTCCAAACAAAATGTGGTTCAGGGGGAATTTTGACTCTGTGTTGGGTAGTACTGGATTTGCCATTTATGTATGAAAGATTAATAAGCCATTCAAAGCAGGGAAAAATATTGGTGTGAGGTCATTGCAGATATGGAAGATTACGATTCTCACAGGAGACAAAACTGGACTGTGGTATTCATTAATGGTTGACTTTTTGCGATGAAAGCTAGCTTATCATCACATTTTAATTGCTGTATGATACCTGTGTTTGTTCTTCCAATGGGGGTGGAGATGAACTGAGATGACCAATGAGTCCGTGCATCCACAAAGAAGAATTTTGTACATTATTAAGCAAAGAGGTGGTAATGCCTGCATTTGACAATCTTATTCTCTTCTAGGTATGATGGGCTTGACAAATTTATAAGACTCAGGTTGCAATTTCCACCGAAGTCTGCCAAGTTTGTTGCTGCTAAAGTGGCAATGGATGGGATCATCTTCGGGCCCTTTGACTTGTTTGTTTTCTTCAGTTACATGGGATTTGCCGCTGGTAAAAACGTTGCTCAAGTGAAGGAAGACGTGAAGAGGGACTTTCTCCCGGCCTTGATTTTGGAGGGTGGAGTTTGGCCACTTGTTCAAATCGCCAACTTCCGATACGTCCCGGTCAGATATCAGCTCCTCTATGTCAATATGTTCTGCTTGCTAGATAGCGCTTTCTTGTCATGGCTCGAGCAACAAAAGGACGCTCCTTGGAAGCAGTGGTTCACATCTTTTCACTCcttgaaggaaggaggaggtcaGGGCAGATGACGAAAATTCTTCTTCGACTCTTCGGCTGTGCCCGAGTGGGCGATGCAGGTGACTTATACATTTCGCGAGAAAAATAGATCCAGGTTTGTGCATTAGAAAGCTGTCGATGGAGGCGCCATCAATTCAATCTCTCTAGTTCATAGATGCTAATTGGATCTTTGCTTCAGATgcaatatggaaaaaaaaaaatggtttgatTTCCTCCCTCTACAGTTAACGGAATGAAATCATGAATTTTCCATAAGAGCAGGGACTCAGATGAACAATGTTGTATTCATCACTGTAGATCTGCCAAGTGCGGCAGGCGTCCCGGCAATAGCTGCTTtttctcctccattttttccctcctttttatgtttttaattattttgtaggtAATTTACATAAAAAGCTCGTTTTGATGCTCTATAATGAACGCGGCCCGGAGGAATCAGCAGAGATTAAAACGAATATAAGATTTTTTCTTAAATCCACATGATTCGAATTGATTCAAATATGTCCGACGGACAATGTCCGTCGGACATATTGGAATGTTTTGATCTCGCGTTGGGGTTTGTgtttatcatcttcttcgttcTTCCTTCTTTCTGAACATTCCAATATGTCCTTTccataaaggaaaaacaaacgAACAAAATGCATGGGGTTGTTAAAAAacccgaaaagaaaaagagagcacCTAATGCAACTGCAAGCACCTTACTTCATCACCAAGAGAAAGAGATGCCTTCTTCAAATGgaaattcctttttttggttAACTTCAAATAGAATTTATCTTCTTCAAGCTTGGTCCATCGCCGGCGCTCACGACCACCGCGACCAATTCGCTCACTCGCATCACGTTTTACCGGTCCAGGTCACTACTAGAAGTTCTGACCAAGTTGTGTTAGTTCACGTCCCGTGCTCATCTTGCTAGAGCCATCAACTTGAGAAAATatgacgtggcgcgcacgaACCACTCAGGTACCGAAACCTGTCCCGAGCGGGACCCcctggaaaatgagaaaagggcTGGTATTCGgctggctcggctcggctccacCTGCAGAAAAGAAAGGACGGTCAGCGTATTCCCCCCgctcaaaatttctctctctctcctcacttgaataggccggttctctctctctcctcgtaaAAGAACCGAGAACGCTCAGAGccttcctctgtttccttctccGCGCATCCCACCTCCTCCGGCTACAGCTACGGCTCCGTCTCCGCCTCcgtctccgcctccgcctccgcctgcCCAAAAGCCTCGCTGGTCATCTCAgtctcgttcccgagcggcaCCAGGCTCCCCGCCGCTGACCGGGCGCTGTCCCTGACGCTAGCCCGCTCggtcgcgagggagatctcggCGGACTTGGGAGGGGTCGACGgcgcggcgaagaaggagaggcctgctgcattttctctctcttcttttcaacGGAGCGCGCGCTATTTCTTCCCGCTTCTGCCTCTCTTTCCTCAagcactcctctcctctctgtccCGAGTCCTCTCACTCACCCCAAGCGCCCCCCTCCTCTCTGTCtcgagccctctcactcaccctaaGCGCTTCCCTCCTCGCCTCGTTCTTGGTCGATGATGGCGGAGCTCTGCTTGATGGCTTCGCATGGTTGTCCGCCGAGCCTCGTTCTTGGTCAGGAGCAAGGGCGCGAGCAGAGTCGTCAGGGTGAGTCTCGACTTCTCTCGGTTCCTCTCGATTCTGTCCGTCGCGGATTCGAATCGGAACGAACTGGGTTTCGTGCCTAGGGATTGCCGAAGCGCTTTGGATAGCTTCCGTCGGTTGATTCTTGTGCGGTGTTGTCGATTTTGTTCTATTGTCGTGGCAGCTCCGTGCTTGCTGCTTGGCGTTCAGTCTTTGATTGGGTCGTGTGGTGTTTTAGCTCTGTAGCTCGTCGTTAGCTGCGGCTTTTGTGAGTTTCGATGCTGCACTGTGCACGTCGTTGACTGGGCCTCTGATGTGTTGCAGAACTCTGGTTCTCTAGGAGATTCATCTATGTAAGATCTCTTGATCAcgagttttttgtttttcaccaCTCTTTGTCTAAAAGATTGAAATTTTACAACTCCATCTTGACCTCCGTGGCTTGATGCTCCAAGCTTGGTGATTTCGGGTTTAAAGAGTGCTGCGAAGTTGCAATtaaattttgcttttcattgGTGCTTGCACGTTGCGAAGCTTTGTCTTTGTTGATTCTGACCTCCTCAATTGTTTAGGGTGGTTTAGATCTATGTGCAGTGATGTTTGCTagggattttcttttgttctatgttAGATTATAGAAATGGCTAATGTTGGTCAGGTGTCGGTTCCTTGTTATTTTGCATCCTGCATTCTAGAAATCTAATTATGGAAAGTGCAGGATCTTCAGCCAATTTTGCCTGCTGCTAGGACAAGACAAGACATTATAAGATTGGGATCCATGACCCTCAGTCCTAATCAATTCAAGGAGGCAGTGGAACCCCTATATGTACTGTTAGCAGCAAAGCGGTGTGTGCAGATTGATTCTGTGGAGAAAGATCCCGTGATTCTAGATTTGCAAGGTATGCACGTAATACTCAGTTGAAgatatctctctcttttattttttatttttttttaaatcaattcacGTTATATGTCAGCTTGTCCAAAAGGAGAGACCTTGAAATAAAGTGCTCGCGTTCCTTTTGGgtataatttatttctcatgTAAATTTGTTAATTACAAGCTTCAAGTCATTGATTTCATTTGATGAAAATCTCACCCTTCATGCCACAGAGATAATGAAATTTTTGGGGCCATTATTATTTATCACCCTTACAGTTTTAAATCATCTTACCACAAAACTACTTAAGAATATGAATTTGTATCCTTTTTTTGCAAGTGCTTGATGGTATAAGCAATTATATTAGGCCACACGAATTTGTAGAATCATACGCTTAATGGAAACTGAAACTAGCAATTTATTCATGGCACTTGCATTTGTATGGTCAGAAAATTCATGGAAACTAaatttcaacaacaaatggGGGATTACTGTTGAGGTTGGTAGAACTGGCTAAAGTGCTGAACCATCTATATAGGTTTAGGAGATCACTGAAACCAAGATCTGCTTCTAAAGAAAACAATATAGCTTTTGTAGGGCATGTGTTGCAGTGCTCTTTGCAGTTAAACAGGTTACTTGTCGTGAGAGGGGATGGTCAAGTAGTggtttatttattatgattgCAGATGTCCACTCAACTACTGGGCCCCTAGGCACCGGAATTGCCGAACAATCCACCATGCAGAGAGAAGTCCTTGAGTTTAGCATGTCTGGATTGAGTTGTGCTGAAAAGGTTGGACTAGATATGTCTCTAGTATCTGATTTAACGGGTCTTCACTCAGTGGAAACTGACATGCATCGCCTGCCCATCATTCCTTCTCTCGTCTACCCTAACTTTCGATTTTCCACTCAGAGCGCTCTCTCAGATTTTATGGGAGATTTGGTCCGAAATTCAAAAATAACCATTAACTCCGATGGTAGAGTCTTGATCGCAGCTAGTGGGGCTGAGATGAAGGATCTCCTCTCAGTTGTAGCGGAGTTTTACCTATTGAGGAACTTAACTCAAGGGAGAAAGCTTTTGATGCCAGTTCCTTATGACAACAACCACCTCATATGCTTAGTGGGTCATCGCCTTAAACCGTTGTTAAATTGAGTGTATCTGTTTGTAGATGAACACGCAATTGAGAAATGCCGAATTGTTGCCCTGTTATATTTGTGTATGCGCTAGGCCAGTCTTTAGCACTTTATGGAACTGTATATCTACCTCAATAAACTTATTCGCGTCTTAACAGATCTAACTGAGTGAGAACCTTAGTTGTAAGTATAACATGTGGGAAGTAAACACAAAACCACCCCATGTGCATCAACTTAGTTGCTTGACATTAGAGAAGCATGACCCTTGGAAGGAAATTAAGCTTAAAGGCTACAATAAGCAGGTGGGTTGAGCTGACATCTGGCATTTCGCCATACTGCTAGGGATGTTTGTGCTCAGAAATTTGCATGCTTTTGATGAACTTCAAATAGTGTTATTACATGGCTTCTGCCTTATGTATGTGAGAGCCTCTGACCCAAGCGTTATAGAATCTTCGTTCAACAGTATATTAAGTCAATTGTTTCGTTTTATATGTTCCTgtttatattcttcttcttatttatattaCTGCTGCAAATGTGTACTTTTGGAAATAGACTGCTCATATCCTTATGTCACACTAATTTTCTGCATTATGGTTCTTGATCATTTCCAGGAAACTGCAAAAGAGGAGGTAGACAAAATTGTGGTTACTGATGCACCACTTCTCTTTCCTCCTGGACAGATACTtcttgcattttccttttcttacagTTCTACTTTTACTTGGTTCATGAGCAAATTTTTAGGCCCGGCAACTtgctttcaatttttggataatttcccATTAGGTTTATATACTCTATATGAGGAGTATAGATTTGTTCGAATAAAAAGGAGTTGAACTCATGTCAGATGCTTCAACGTGTTAAATGGGTATCTGGGCAACAGAGAAATATGGTGCAGGAGCAATTTTGTAACCTTTAGAAATGTTGGCTGCAATACCGGTAATAgtggatgtgtttggaaattaTAACTCTTGAGCGCTTCCAAGATCTTGGTCTCTACCTCACTGAATAAATCCTTTAGAATTTCTCCTTAGTTTGATGGTGTAGCTGAACTCCCATGTTATATTCTTAAAGGCTTTTTTATGATTTCTGGTGCAGCTGGCATTGGCGGCTTTGCGTCATGCTAATGAGGTGCATAGAGTTCT
This genomic stretch from Eucalyptus grandis isolate ANBG69807.140 chromosome 3, ASM1654582v1, whole genome shotgun sequence harbors:
- the LOC104438269 gene encoding protein sym-1: MLKVWKWYQSCLSLHPVKTQVISSGVLWGVGDVAAQFITHSTARNRLQISEADSKFKVNWKRTAITSLFGFGFVGPLGHFWYDGLDKFIRLRLQFPPKSAKFVAAKVAMDGIIFGPFDLFVFFSYMGFAAGKNVAQVKEDVKRDFLPALILEGGVWPLVQIANFRYVPVRYQLLYVNMFCLLDSAFLSWLEQQKDAPWKQWFTSFHSLKEGGGQGR
- the LOC120285968 gene encoding uncharacterized protein LOC120285968, whose protein sequence is MVVRRASFLVRSKGASRVVRDLQPILPAARTRQDIIRLGSMTLSPNQFKEAVEPLYVLLAAKRCVQIDSVEKDPVILDLQDVHSTTGPLGTGIAEQSTMQREVLEFSMSGLSCAEKVGLDMSLVSDLTGLHSVETDMHRLPIIPSLVYPNFRFSTQSALSDFMGDLVRNSKITINSDGRVLIAASGAEMKDLLSVVAEFYLLRNLTQGRKLLMPVPYDNNHLICLETAKEEVDKIVVTDAPLLFPPGQLALAALRHANEVHRVLDYERLKATQLFFYETNNKNYLP